In one Anaerolineae bacterium genomic region, the following are encoded:
- a CDS encoding aminomethyl-transferring glycine dehydrogenase subunit GcvPA: MFVPHTPDERKAMLRAIGVDSVADLFSDVPEKFRFPDLDLPRPLTELEAAQEMQGLAAANETTRDLISFLGAGAYNHFIPAVVDTVLRRGEFYTAYTPYQPEISQGTLQAIFEYQSLMCALTGMEVSNASHYDGATAAAEAVNMAYHLFRGKRTRVVLSPALHPQYRRTIHTYMAGTPLEVVGEDLDPAQAPDALLPLVDENTSLVMVQYPDFFGRIYDLTTLAEAVHDRGALLAVSVNPLALGLLKPPGEMGADIVTGEGQPLGIPLSFGGPYLGIFTTRKKYVRKMAGRLVGQTVDHRGQRAYVLTLTAREQHIRREKATSNICTNQGL, from the coding sequence ATGTTTGTGCCCCATACCCCGGACGAGCGCAAGGCCATGCTTCGGGCCATCGGGGTCGATTCGGTGGCCGACCTGTTCTCCGATGTGCCCGAAAAGTTCCGCTTTCCCGACTTAGATTTGCCCAGGCCGCTCACGGAGTTGGAGGCAGCCCAGGAGATGCAGGGCCTGGCCGCGGCCAACGAGACCACTCGGGACCTGATCTCCTTTCTGGGCGCGGGAGCCTACAACCACTTCATCCCCGCCGTGGTGGACACCGTGCTCCGCCGCGGCGAGTTTTACACCGCCTACACGCCCTACCAGCCGGAGATCTCCCAGGGCACGCTGCAGGCCATTTTCGAGTACCAGAGCCTGATGTGCGCGCTGACCGGCATGGAGGTGTCCAACGCCTCGCATTACGACGGCGCGACCGCGGCGGCCGAGGCGGTGAACATGGCCTATCATCTCTTTCGCGGCAAACGCACCCGCGTGGTGCTTTCCCCGGCTTTGCATCCCCAGTATCGTCGGACCATCCATACCTACATGGCCGGGACGCCGTTAGAGGTGGTGGGCGAGGACCTGGACCCGGCCCAGGCCCCCGACGCTTTGCTCCCCCTGGTGGACGAAAACACCTCCCTGGTCATGGTGCAATACCCGGACTTCTTTGGCCGGATTTATGACCTGACCACCCTGGCCGAAGCCGTGCACGACCGGGGCGCGTTACTGGCCGTCTCGGTCAACCCGTTGGCCCTGGGGCTGCTCAAGCCGCCGGGCGAGATGGGGGCCGACATCGTCACCGGCGAGGGCCAGCCCCTGGGGATCCCGCTCAGTTTCGGCGGCCCTTACCTGGGCATCTTCACCACGCGCAAGAAGTACGTGCGCAAGATGGCCGGTCGGTTGGTCGGACAGACGGTGGACCATCGCGGCCAGCGGGCCTATGTGCTCACCCTCACCGCCCGCGAGCAGCACATCCGCCGGGAGAAGGCCACCTCCAACATTTGCACCAACCAGGGCCTG
- the gcvH gene encoding glycine cleavage system protein GcvH, translating into MEIPQELKYTKNDEWIRADGTVGVTDYAQDQLSDVVYVEFVVSEGDEVKQGDVIATIESVKAAADVYAPVSGKVVAVNEALADAPEKINEDPYGEAWLIKLEIADPSELDGLMDAAAYQAYCEERE; encoded by the coding sequence ATGGAAATCCCCCAGGAACTGAAATACACCAAAAACGACGAATGGATTCGCGCTGACGGCACGGTAGGCGTGACGGATTACGCCCAGGACCAACTGTCCGATGTGGTCTATGTGGAGTTCGTGGTTTCTGAAGGCGACGAGGTCAAGCAGGGCGATGTGATTGCCACCATCGAATCGGTCAAAGCGGCCGCCGATGTGTACGCCCCGGTCAGCGGTAAGGTGGTGGCGGTGAACGAGGCCCTGGCCGACGCGCCGGAAAAAATCAACGAAGACCCCTACGGCGAAGCCTGGCTGATCAAGTTGGAGATCGCCGACCCATCCGAGTTGGACGGTCTAATGGACGCGGCGGCTTACCAGGCCTACTGTGAGGAGCGCGAGTAG
- a CDS encoding DNA-binding protein, whose translation MLRKLVRLVEEEKVLQVDELARRLHTSPALVRAMLDTLERQGRVSPVAPTCGLNTPCSTCPLKGVCGLPSISPTAKVWVQKSDGDG comes from the coding sequence ATGTTGCGCAAATTGGTGCGTCTAGTGGAAGAAGAAAAGGTCTTGCAGGTGGATGAGCTGGCCCGGCGGCTCCACACCAGCCCCGCTTTGGTTCGCGCCATGTTGGACACCCTGGAACGCCAGGGGAGGGTGAGCCCAGTGGCTCCGACCTGCGGCCTCAACACCCCCTGCTCCACCTGTCCGCTGAAAGGAGTGTGCGGTCTGCCGTCGATCTCCCCAACCGCCAAGGTGTGGGTTCAGAAGAGCGATGGCGATGGCTGA
- the feoB gene encoding ferrous iron transport protein B — translation MDVEAMKTVSLNALPDEERATRPLVLALAGQPNVGKSTVFNVLTGLNQHVGNWPGKTVEQKFGYVEYAGRRWVVVDLPGTYSLTANSEEERIAREYILREKPDVVVVVVSAASLEYGLYLLAEVLGLGRPVVLGLNMVDVAEQHGIGVEPHVLEAALGIPVVPMVAAKGQGVRELLEAALQVVEHPERLQPVLPELGPEHRPIWEAIRRALPPSLAEDYPLDWLALKLLEGDAELTAFVRQRAPEAWEQIHPLLLQHEDAFLDVASARYTWVGRMIRAAVAQPRMGVLTLTDRLDRVAAHPFWGLLVLLAISGAMYGIVYALGFPMVEWMTGWIEQLGAWLSGALAGAPGWFQGLVVDGLVAGVGTVLSFLPILAVFFAILAFMEDVGYMARAAYVMDRFMHWMGLHGRSFLPLFLGFGCNVPAVMGARIVESPRARLLTILLAPLVPCTARMAVVTFLAPAFFGRWAALVVWGLVAINMLVLMSLGVLINRLVYHGERSAFIMEMPLYHRPTLRNVFLPVWHHTVAFVQRAGTVIVGVSVAVWALSYFPHGDPETSWLAAIGRGLAWLGHGLGWPDWRLMTALLSSFLAKENTIASLGVLYGVGGTSLAQRVAQTLSPAGALSFLVVQMLFIPCAATLSTIREEAGTRWSLLSVGLLLFLSFFVGWLVYLAAHGLGW, via the coding sequence ATGGACGTCGAAGCCATGAAGACGGTGAGCCTGAACGCGCTGCCTGATGAGGAGCGGGCCACCCGGCCCCTGGTGTTGGCGCTGGCTGGCCAGCCGAATGTGGGGAAATCCACGGTTTTCAATGTGCTCACGGGCTTGAATCAACATGTGGGAAACTGGCCGGGGAAGACGGTCGAGCAAAAGTTCGGCTATGTGGAGTACGCCGGGCGCCGCTGGGTGGTGGTGGACTTACCCGGCACCTACAGTCTGACGGCGAATTCCGAAGAAGAGCGCATCGCCCGCGAGTATATCCTCCGGGAGAAGCCCGATGTGGTGGTCGTGGTAGTGAGTGCGGCTTCCTTGGAGTACGGACTGTATCTCCTGGCCGAGGTGTTAGGCCTGGGCCGACCGGTGGTGCTGGGGCTGAACATGGTGGATGTGGCGGAGCAGCACGGCATTGGCGTGGAGCCCCATGTGTTGGAGGCCGCCCTGGGGATCCCCGTAGTGCCCATGGTGGCGGCCAAGGGCCAGGGCGTGCGGGAACTGTTGGAGGCGGCGCTTCAGGTGGTCGAGCACCCCGAAAGGCTGCAGCCGGTGCTGCCCGAATTGGGGCCGGAGCACCGCCCCATCTGGGAGGCCATTCGCCGGGCGTTGCCTCCCTCGCTGGCCGAGGACTATCCGCTGGATTGGCTGGCGCTCAAGTTGCTGGAGGGCGATGCCGAACTGACCGCGTTCGTCCGCCAGCGGGCACCCGAGGCGTGGGAGCAGATCCACCCGTTGTTGTTGCAGCATGAGGACGCCTTCCTGGATGTGGCCTCAGCACGTTACACCTGGGTGGGGCGCATGATTCGCGCCGCGGTAGCCCAACCGCGTATGGGCGTGTTGACCCTCACCGATCGGTTGGACCGCGTGGCGGCCCACCCTTTCTGGGGGCTGCTCGTGCTGCTGGCCATCTCGGGGGCCATGTATGGTATCGTCTACGCCCTGGGCTTTCCGATGGTGGAGTGGATGACGGGCTGGATAGAACAATTGGGAGCCTGGCTAAGCGGGGCACTGGCCGGTGCTCCTGGCTGGTTTCAGGGGTTGGTGGTCGATGGTCTGGTGGCCGGTGTGGGCACGGTGCTCTCCTTCCTGCCCATCTTGGCGGTTTTCTTTGCCATATTGGCATTTATGGAGGATGTGGGCTATATGGCCCGCGCCGCCTATGTGATGGACCGTTTCATGCATTGGATGGGGTTGCATGGTCGTTCGTTCCTGCCCCTTTTCTTGGGCTTTGGCTGCAATGTGCCGGCGGTGATGGGCGCGCGCATTGTGGAAAGCCCTCGGGCGCGGCTGCTGACCATCCTGCTGGCCCCTCTGGTCCCCTGCACGGCGCGGATGGCCGTGGTGACTTTTCTGGCCCCGGCTTTTTTCGGGCGGTGGGCGGCCTTGGTGGTGTGGGGTTTGGTGGCCATCAATATGTTGGTGTTGATGAGTTTGGGCGTGCTCATCAATCGGCTGGTGTACCACGGCGAGCGAAGCGCCTTCATCATGGAGATGCCTCTCTACCACCGGCCTACCCTGCGCAATGTCTTTTTGCCTGTATGGCACCACACGGTGGCGTTCGTGCAACGGGCGGGCACGGTGATTGTCGGGGTGTCGGTGGCGGTCTGGGCGTTGTCCTACTTCCCCCACGGTGACCCTGAAACCAGTTGGCTGGCGGCGATTGGCCGTGGCTTGGCCTGGCTGGGGCACGGCCTGGGGTGGCCAGACTGGCGGCTCATGACTGCTCTGTTGAGCAGTTTTCTGGCCAAGGAGAACACCATCGCCTCTTTGGGTGTGTTGTATGGCGTAGGAGGGACTAGCCTGGCGCAGCGCGTGGCGCAGACTCTTTCGCCCGCAGGGGCGTTATCTTTTTTGGTGGTGCAAATGCTCTTCATCCCTTGCGCTGCCACGCTGAGTACCATTCGGGAGGAAGCCGGCACCCGTTGGAGCTTGCTGAGCGTGGGGTTGCTGCTCTTCCTCTCCTTTTTCGTGGGCTGGCTGGTCTATCTGGCCGCTCATGGGTTGGGATGGTGA
- a CDS encoding ferrous iron transport protein A — protein sequence MSLRTRTATQDVSLDQLATGEQARVRDVQGGRTLRTRLATFGFVPGAEVHVWHNMGVGPIIVQVHGTRVALGRGEAARIFVEVINGRRSHEDGEPERAA from the coding sequence ATGTCGCTACGGACACGCACGGCCACGCAAGATGTGTCGTTGGATCAATTGGCCACGGGTGAGCAGGCTCGCGTGAGGGATGTTCAAGGAGGTCGAACCCTGCGCACCCGTTTGGCTACTTTTGGTTTTGTGCCGGGTGCTGAGGTGCATGTGTGGCACAATATGGGCGTAGGGCCGATCATCGTTCAAGTTCATGGCACGCGCGTGGCGCTGGGCCGGGGCGAGGCGGCGCGGATTTTCGTGGAGGTGATCAATGGACGTCGAAGCCATGAAGACGGTGAGCCTGAACGCGCTGCCTGA
- the folB gene encoding dihydroneopterin aldolase, whose product MDKIFIRNLRARGIIGVNDWERKVQQEILINIELFADLRWAGESDDLTHSVNYRTIAKKVLAHAESAARFTVEALAADIARLCLEEPGVERVRVRVEKPGAVRFSDSVGVEIERQRTP is encoded by the coding sequence ATGGACAAAATTTTCATCCGCAACCTGCGCGCCCGAGGCATCATCGGGGTCAACGACTGGGAACGCAAGGTCCAGCAGGAAATCCTCATCAACATCGAACTGTTTGCCGACCTGCGGTGGGCCGGCGAAAGCGATGACCTGACCCACAGCGTGAACTACCGCACCATCGCCAAGAAGGTACTGGCCCACGCCGAAAGCGCGGCCCGCTTCACCGTGGAGGCCCTGGCCGCCGACATCGCCCGCCTCTGCCTGGAAGAACCCGGGGTGGAGCGGGTGCGGGTGCGGGTGGAAAAGCCCGGCGCCGTGCGCTTCAGCGATTCGGTGGGAGTGGAAATTGAACGCCAGCGCACCCCTTGA